TTGTCATCTTCGCTTTGGTTGCAGTGCCTTCAACGCCTTCAGGAAGAACTCCCTGCGACAGAATTCAGTATGTGGGTTCGACCGCTTCAGGCCGAGCTTACCGATAATACGCTGACCTTATTTGCGCCGAACCGGTTTGTCTTGGATTGGGTCCGGGACAAGTACCTCAATAATATCAATCGGCTGCTGAACGAATTTTGCGGTAATGATGTGCCGATCCTGCGTTTTGAAGTGGGCAGCCGTCCGGTAACGGCACCGCCGCCTCCGCCGGTGGCCGCCGCACGCGTCTTGCAACCTGCGCCGGCGATGGTCGATGACACCCCGACGCGGCACTGGGAGCCGGCGCCATCGCCGGTTCAGCCGGAGTCGCAGTCCGGCTACCGCTCGAATGTGAATCCGAAGCATAATTTCAATAACTTCGTGGAAGGTAAGTCGAACCAGCTGGGACTGGCCGCTTGCCGCCAGGTGGCTGATAACCCGGGCGCAGCCTATAACCCGTTGTTCCTGTATGGCGGCACCGGCCTGGGTAAGACGCACTTGCTGCACGCGGTGGGCAATGCAATTGCCGACCGCAAGCCCAATGCCCGGGTGGTGTACATGCATTCGGAGCGCTTTGTCCAGGATATGGTCAAGGCGCTGCAGAACAACGCGATTGAAGAGTTCAAGCGTTACTACCGCAGTGTGGATGCGCTGCTGATCGATGACATTCAGTTTTTTGCCAACAAAGAGCGCTCGCAGGAAGAGTTTTTCCACACCTTTAACGCCCTGCTTGAAGGCAACCAACAGATCATCCTGACCTCGGACCGCTACCCGCGGGAGATCAGCGGGGTGGAAGATCGCCTTAAATCACGTTTTGGCTGGGGCCTGACCGTGGCGATTGAGCCGCCGGAGCTGGAAACCCGGG
Above is a window of Photobacterium sp. TY1-4 DNA encoding:
- the dnaA gene encoding chromosomal replication initiator protein DnaA; amino-acid sequence: MSSSLWLQCLQRLQEELPATEFSMWVRPLQAELTDNTLTLFAPNRFVLDWVRDKYLNNINRLLNEFCGNDVPILRFEVGSRPVTAPPPPPVAAARVLQPAPAMVDDTPTRHWEPAPSPVQPESQSGYRSNVNPKHNFNNFVEGKSNQLGLAACRQVADNPGAAYNPLFLYGGTGLGKTHLLHAVGNAIADRKPNARVVYMHSERFVQDMVKALQNNAIEEFKRYYRSVDALLIDDIQFFANKERSQEEFFHTFNALLEGNQQIILTSDRYPREISGVEDRLKSRFGWGLTVAIEPPELETRVAILMKKAEDHHIRLADEVAFFIAKRLRSNVRELEGALNRVIANANFTGRAITIDFVREALRDLLALQEKLVTIDNIQKTVAEYYKIKMADMLSKRRSRSVARPRQMAMALAKELTNHSLPEIGDAFGGRDHTTVLHACRKIEQLREESHDIKEDYSNLIRTLSS